One Acidobacteriota bacterium DNA segment encodes these proteins:
- the purF gene encoding amidophosphoribosyltransferase has product MPLLPWGLDPEETGMCGFIGVIGSTNAVQEIYDGLVAVQHRGQDAAGITTYDSTFHVKKGEGLVRDIFSLANIERLRGSLGVGHVRYPTIGSGGGEDAQPFMVNFPHGIVMAHNGNVANYDELAKDLADDGRRHLMSRCDVEVVLNVFANALAEAPGGVFSLDSYHAAVGEVYRRVRGAYSVVGFVAGQGMFAFRDPYGIKPIAMGRKAVAGGHAYAFASESVVLTTIGYERMAAGPPGEALFVDMDGNVHSKQVAPPKHHPCVFEYVYFARPDSYLEDISVYQSRVRMGERLAKTFQASGLNADVVIPVPDSGRTAALAMAQSLGLPYREGLVKNRYVGRTFIMANDSERRRSVRSKLNTIDEEFRGKHVLLVDDSIVRGNTSRQIVHLAREAGAKSVVFASTSPPLVHPCVYGIDMSTRREFVARDRTHEQVAEQIGADAVLYQGLDDLLDSVREGSSRITNMCSACFSGNYPTGDITPETLLRIENERIDQGK; this is encoded by the coding sequence ATGCCTCTGCTACCATGGGGCCTCGACCCCGAGGAGACCGGCATGTGTGGATTTATCGGCGTGATCGGATCGACGAACGCGGTCCAGGAGATCTACGACGGTCTCGTCGCCGTCCAGCATCGGGGTCAGGATGCGGCCGGAATCACCACCTACGACTCGACGTTTCACGTCAAGAAGGGTGAAGGCCTGGTCCGCGACATCTTTTCGCTGGCGAACATCGAGCGACTACGTGGGTCGCTGGGCGTGGGGCATGTCCGCTATCCGACCATCGGTTCCGGAGGCGGGGAAGACGCCCAGCCGTTCATGGTCAATTTCCCCCACGGAATCGTCATGGCCCACAACGGGAATGTGGCCAACTATGACGAGCTAGCCAAGGATCTGGCGGACGACGGCCGACGACACCTGATGTCTCGTTGCGACGTCGAGGTCGTCCTGAACGTCTTTGCCAACGCGCTGGCGGAGGCACCCGGTGGAGTCTTTTCGCTGGACTCGTATCACGCGGCCGTCGGTGAGGTCTATCGTCGCGTTCGTGGAGCTTACAGCGTCGTGGGCTTCGTCGCGGGGCAGGGGATGTTCGCCTTTCGCGACCCCTACGGCATCAAGCCGATTGCGATGGGGCGGAAAGCCGTCGCCGGCGGGCATGCCTACGCGTTTGCCTCGGAGTCCGTCGTTCTGACGACCATCGGTTACGAACGCATGGCGGCGGGGCCACCCGGAGAGGCGCTGTTCGTGGATATGGACGGTAACGTCCACTCGAAACAGGTTGCGCCTCCAAAGCACCATCCGTGTGTCTTCGAATACGTCTACTTCGCCCGTCCCGATTCCTACCTGGAAGACATCTCCGTCTATCAGTCCCGAGTTCGAATGGGCGAGCGACTGGCGAAGACGTTTCAAGCGAGTGGGTTGAACGCGGACGTCGTGATTCCGGTTCCCGACTCCGGGCGCACTGCGGCACTCGCCATGGCGCAATCGCTTGGCCTCCCGTACCGCGAGGGGCTGGTCAAGAATCGCTACGTCGGTCGCACTTTCATCATGGCGAACGACAGCGAGCGCCGTCGTTCCGTGCGGAGCAAGTTGAATACGATCGACGAGGAGTTCCGGGGCAAGCATGTCCTCCTCGTTGACGACTCGATCGTCCGCGGAAACACGAGCCGCCAGATCGTTCATCTCGCGCGCGAGGCGGGGGCGAAGTCGGTGGTCTTCGCTTCGACATCTCCGCCGCTGGTGCATCCATGCGTGTACGGGATCGACATGAGCACCCGTCGTGAGTTTGTCGCTCGTGACCGGACCCACGAACAGGTCGCAGAGCAGATCGGCGCCGATGCGGTGCTCTACCAGGGCCTCGACGATCTTCTCGACTCCGTTCGTGAGGGGAGCAGCCGGATCACGAATATGTGTTCAGCATGCTTTTCCGGGAACTACCCGACCGGCGACATCACCCCGGAAACGCTGCTTCGGATCGAAAACGAACGCATCGATCAGGGCAAGTGA
- the mqnE gene encoding aminofutalosine synthase MqnE, which translates to MSKIIETLARQSGLQDIYGKVMDGTRLTFDDGLRMFESRALMAVGAMANIVRERKNGNRAFFVRNMHLNPTNVCTVDCKFCGFYRPYRNKEEGWSWDLERCFSEVRKRDDEPLTEVHIVGGHNPDYPYEFYTDLVSGIRKIRPEMHVKAFTASEYDFFAKRFKIPLDQVFEDLKAAGLGSLPGGGAEVLVERVRQELYRKKIPAERWLEIVRTAHEHELRSNATMLYGHIERLDERIEHLCRLRALQDETGGFMCFIPLAFHPENTAIDHLPGPTGFDDLLTVAVSRLMLDNFDHIKAYWIMISQRIAQTALNMGADCIDGTVVEEKVVHMAGAKTPPGLAMDELLRLIRDAGREPIQRDSLYNELHRFDAAVA; encoded by the coding sequence ATGAGCAAGATCATCGAGACACTGGCCCGTCAAAGCGGGCTCCAAGACATCTACGGCAAGGTCATGGACGGCACTCGGCTGACGTTCGACGATGGTCTTCGCATGTTTGAATCCCGCGCACTGATGGCCGTAGGCGCGATGGCAAACATCGTCCGCGAGCGCAAGAACGGGAATCGAGCGTTCTTCGTTCGTAACATGCATCTCAATCCGACCAACGTCTGCACCGTGGACTGCAAGTTCTGCGGGTTCTATCGCCCGTACCGCAACAAGGAAGAGGGTTGGAGCTGGGATCTCGAGCGGTGTTTTTCCGAGGTCAGGAAACGCGACGACGAACCGTTGACGGAGGTCCACATCGTCGGCGGTCACAACCCGGACTATCCGTACGAGTTCTACACGGACCTCGTCTCCGGTATCCGGAAGATCCGACCGGAGATGCACGTCAAGGCGTTCACCGCTTCCGAATACGACTTCTTCGCAAAACGATTCAAGATTCCGCTCGATCAGGTTTTCGAAGACCTGAAGGCCGCGGGTCTCGGCTCACTTCCCGGCGGAGGAGCGGAGGTGCTGGTGGAGCGGGTTCGGCAAGAGTTGTACCGGAAGAAGATTCCGGCGGAGCGCTGGCTGGAAATCGTCCGAACCGCCCACGAACACGAACTCCGATCCAATGCCACGATGCTCTACGGCCACATCGAGCGTCTCGACGAGCGAATCGAACATCTCTGTCGGCTTCGCGCCCTGCAGGACGAGACCGGCGGATTCATGTGCTTCATTCCTCTCGCGTTCCATCCGGAGAACACGGCCATCGACCATCTGCCGGGACCGACCGGTTTCGACGATCTACTCACGGTGGCCGTCTCGCGCCTGATGCTAGACAACTTCGACCACATCAAGGCCTACTGGATCATGATCTCGCAACGAATCGCGCAGACCGCCCTGAACATGGGCGCCGACTGCATCGACGGTACGGTCGTCGAGGAGAAAGTGGTTCACATGGCGGGTGCCAAGACTCCCCCCGGACTCGCGATGGACGAGCTGCTGCGTCTCATCCGCGATGCCGGTCGTGAACCGATACAACGCGACTCGTTGTACAACGAACTCCATCGTTTTGATGCGGCGGTTGCCTGA
- a CDS encoding menaquinone biosynthesis protein → MRPRVGAVSYLNARPLVYGLEEDAVRGALRLEYEVPSRLAERMVSGELDIALIPIIGLTELRDLELISGLGIVTRGPSRSVLIVSRKPLDRIGSLALDPESRTSNVLAQVLLAERFGVQPRAEVGPVDLKDSLDRFDAVVRIGDKALFESYPSSCNVLDLGTEWTDWTGLPFVFAAWFSRPGALNRETYRRLHDSRRKGVAAIESISNDYEFDGIRNPELAGEYLRKNIHFRLGSAEVEAMKRFFGLAADLGLIDEAPPIRLALQQSTGCHETAARLAEGR, encoded by the coding sequence ATGCGTCCGCGCGTCGGCGCCGTCTCGTACCTCAATGCCCGACCGCTGGTCTACGGGCTGGAAGAGGACGCCGTACGCGGAGCGCTGCGACTGGAGTACGAGGTACCGTCGCGCCTGGCGGAACGAATGGTCTCGGGCGAACTCGATATCGCACTGATCCCGATCATCGGACTCACGGAGCTGCGAGACCTGGAGTTGATCTCCGGACTCGGAATCGTGACGCGGGGGCCATCCCGATCGGTGCTGATCGTATCGAGGAAGCCATTGGATCGGATCGGCTCCCTCGCGCTCGACCCCGAATCGCGGACGAGTAACGTGCTCGCGCAAGTGCTTCTCGCGGAACGCTTCGGTGTCCAGCCCCGGGCCGAGGTGGGTCCGGTCGACCTGAAAGATTCGCTCGATCGATTCGATGCCGTGGTCCGCATCGGGGATAAGGCGCTCTTCGAATCCTACCCCTCGTCCTGCAACGTGCTGGATCTCGGCACCGAGTGGACCGATTGGACCGGCCTCCCATTCGTCTTCGCTGCATGGTTCTCCCGACCCGGGGCTCTGAATCGGGAGACCTACCGGAGGCTTCACGACTCCCGCCGGAAGGGGGTCGCGGCGATCGAGTCGATCTCGAACGACTACGAGTTTGACGGAATCCGTAATCCGGAATTGGCAGGCGAGTACCTCCGTAAGAACATCCATTTCCGACTCGGCTCGGCAGAGGTCGAGGCGATGAAACGATTCTTCGGCCTGGCCGCAGACCTTGGCCTCATCGACGAGGCGCCCCCTATTCGGCTCGCACTCCAACAGTCCACGGGATGCCACGAGACCGCCGCACGTCTGGCGGAAGGAAGATAG
- the mqnC gene encoding dehypoxanthine futalosine cyclase, whose protein sequence is MQDRQRLDSIHEKILGGERIDESEALDLLHHETVANLGALADFVRRTKHPDGVVTYIIDRNINYTNICNAFCNFCAFYRAPKHEEGYVLSPEVVEQKIRETYDLGGNQILLQGGHNPELKIDYYEELFRRLKTSFPDLWLHALSPPEITHIRKASRLTLAETLERLRAAGLDSIPGGGAEILVDSVRTRLAKNKCSSDEWLDVMEEGHRQGLRSTATMMFGHIETREERVEHLRRVREVQDRTGGFTAFICWTYQAENTELGGDEVTSAEYLRTLAVARCYLDNIDNLQASWVTQGPKLGNASLAFGCNDMGSTMIEENVVSSAGTVHEMQEPQIVAAIESAGLTPRRRNMDYSTRMDPARA, encoded by the coding sequence ATGCAAGATCGTCAACGACTGGATTCCATTCACGAGAAGATCCTTGGCGGAGAGCGGATCGACGAGTCGGAAGCGCTCGATCTCCTTCATCATGAAACGGTTGCAAACCTCGGTGCGCTGGCGGACTTTGTTCGCCGAACCAAACACCCCGATGGCGTCGTCACCTACATCATCGATCGCAACATCAACTACACGAATATCTGCAACGCATTCTGCAATTTCTGCGCGTTCTATCGTGCACCGAAACACGAAGAGGGTTATGTCCTTTCACCGGAAGTCGTGGAACAGAAGATCCGCGAAACCTATGACCTCGGCGGCAATCAGATCCTGTTACAGGGTGGACACAACCCGGAGCTGAAGATCGACTACTACGAGGAGTTGTTCCGGAGGCTGAAGACCTCGTTCCCGGATCTCTGGCTCCACGCCCTTTCGCCACCCGAGATCACCCATATCCGCAAGGCCTCCCGGCTGACACTGGCGGAGACCCTCGAGCGCCTGCGTGCCGCGGGTCTCGACTCGATACCCGGTGGTGGAGCCGAGATCCTCGTCGATTCGGTGCGCACGCGCCTTGCGAAGAACAAGTGCTCTTCCGACGAATGGCTCGACGTCATGGAGGAAGGGCACCGACAGGGGCTACGCTCCACCGCCACGATGATGTTCGGACACATCGAGACCCGAGAGGAACGCGTCGAGCATCTCCGTCGCGTCCGTGAAGTTCAGGATCGCACCGGCGGGTTCACCGCCTTCATCTGCTGGACTTACCAGGCCGAGAATACCGAACTGGGTGGCGACGAGGTCACAAGTGCGGAGTACCTCCGCACGCTTGCCGTCGCGCGATGTTATCTCGACAACATCGACAACCTGCAGGCGTCGTGGGTCACCCAGGGCCCGAAACTCGGCAATGCCTCTCTGGCGTTTGGCTGTAACGACATGGGCAGCACGATGATCGAAGAAAACGTCGTCTCGTCGGCCGGAACGGTCCACGAAATGCAGGAGCCGCAGATCGTCGCCGCCATCGAGAGTGCGGGGCTGACCCCACGACGCCGAAACATGGATTACTCCACCAGGATGGATCCTGCCCGGGCCTGA
- a CDS encoding enoyl-CoA hydratase/isomerase family protein has translation MNNTVQWNVDNGIGTLTLSRDNGNAVNPDLVADLLEATQEAARDDTIRAVVLTGAGKLFCPGLDLQELRALDRDAMGSFLNRFSACLLNLYTFPRPLIAAMRGHAVAGGCVLSLTADWRIVAEHALVGLNEVKVGVPFPFGVSMMLARAVSPRKLDEIALLGRNYKGKDAVEVGLAHEAHGADAFEAACAERVAEFADKDPRAFAVTKRFLRSATVERIRAHDSECVGEFLDAWFSDETQARIAEIVQELAARKK, from the coding sequence ATGAACAACACTGTCCAATGGAACGTCGACAACGGCATCGGAACCCTCACCCTCTCCCGCGACAACGGGAACGCGGTCAATCCGGATCTCGTGGCCGATCTGCTGGAGGCCACTCAGGAGGCGGCGCGGGACGACACGATTCGTGCGGTCGTTCTCACCGGGGCGGGGAAACTATTCTGTCCTGGGCTGGACCTGCAGGAATTAAGAGCGCTGGATCGTGACGCGATGGGGTCGTTTCTTAACCGGTTCAGCGCCTGCCTGCTGAATCTGTACACATTCCCGCGACCGCTCATCGCGGCCATGCGTGGGCATGCCGTTGCAGGGGGCTGTGTCCTGTCGCTGACGGCCGACTGGCGGATCGTCGCCGAGCACGCCCTGGTGGGGTTGAACGAGGTCAAGGTGGGCGTCCCGTTCCCGTTCGGGGTGTCCATGATGCTCGCCCGCGCCGTTTCGCCCAGGAAACTCGATGAGATCGCGCTGCTCGGGCGAAACTACAAAGGCAAGGATGCCGTCGAAGTCGGCCTGGCGCACGAGGCCCACGGCGCCGATGCGTTCGAGGCGGCGTGTGCGGAACGCGTCGCGGAGTTTGCCGACAAGGATCCTCGCGCCTTTGCAGTGACCAAGCGGTTTCTTCGATCCGCTACCGTCGAGAGGATCCGGGCCCACGATTCCGAATGTGTCGGTGAGTTCCTCGATGCGTGGTTCTCCGACGAAACGCAAGCGCGGATCGCCGAGATCGTGCAGGAGCTGGCAGCCAGAAAGAAGTAG